The region GGTAGGGAAAAAAATTGCAAATGATTTTTATAATACGGCATACTCAAATGGAAGATTATTATTAAATTCAACAATGTACACTTTAGTATCCTTTATTATTGAAGCATTAAAGGACGACATAGAAGAAGGGAAAGTAGCATTTATTAGTAAAAAACGTCAGGAAATAGCTGATGAATTAGGTATTAGTCTAAGAACAGTTCAAAGGAATATTAGAAAATTAAAAGATACAGGGTTAATTACAATTGATACTGGGAAAATTCATGTGGATAGTAACCAATATAAGAGGTTAATAGATAGACTGAATGAACTAGTATAATTATTAAGTGAATTTATATTTTAAATATAAATATTACCATAAGGAGGTTTCAATATGATACCAACACCACATATTGAAGTAAAAGAACAAGGAATTATTGCAAAAACAGTATTAATGCCAGGAGATCCGTTACGTGCAAAATTTATTGCTGATACATTTTTAGAAGATGTTCAAGAATTTAATAAAGTACGTAATGTATTTGGATATACAGGAACATATAAAGGACGTAAAATTTCTGTAATGGCGAGCGGTATGGGTATGCCTAGTATTGGTATTTATTCATATGAATTATTTAAATTTTATGGAGTAGAAAATATTGTCCGTATTGGTTCATGCGGAGCTTATACTGCTGATTTAAATTTATATGATGTAATATTATCTAATGACGTATGGAGTGAATCCACATTTGCTAAGGTTCAAGGTGGATATGATAAAGATGTAATTGCTGCATCTTCTGAGCTAAATGGTAAATTAGAAAAAATCGCAGGAGATTTAGGAATCGAAATACATAAAGAGAGAATTCATTCATCTGACGTATTCTACCGTGAGAACTTTGAGGAGTATAAGGACATTAATAAAAATCACGGGTGTGTTGCAGTAGAAATGGAAGCATTTGCTCTATTCCATAATGCAAATGTATTAGGAAAAAATGCAGCTTGTCTATTAACGGTTTCAGATAATTTAGTAACTCATGAATTAACTACATCTGAAGAAAGACAAAACTCATTTACAAATATGATGAAAATTGCTTTAGAATTAGCTGAATAATAAAAGTAAAAGGTAAGGGTGACTAAGTCAACCTTACCTTTTTTTTTTACTGGTTCTTAATTTTTTCTGCTAAATCATCTAAATATTCTTGTCTTTCAAGTTTATATAATAACTCTTCTTCTAATGTTTCCTTTTCCTCTGCGAGTTCTTGTAGCTTAGTAAAATCAGTAGTGCAAGTTTGCATTTTTTCATCTATACTGCTTATTTTTTCTTCTATTTTTTCTATATCCGCTTCTATAGTTTCATATTCCTTTTCTTCTTTGTAGGAGAACTTTAACTTTTGCTGTCTAACCCTTTTTTCCTTTGGGGCCTTTTTGGTGTTTTCAGAAGAACTTTCTATATGTTTCGTTAATTCTTCCTGCTTGGCCATATAGTCAGAATAATTACCTACATTTTCAACTATTTGCCCCTGTCCCTCAAAGGATAAGATTTTATTACATGTTCTATCTAGGAAATATCTATCATGGGATACGGTTATAACGGGACCTATAAATTCGTCTATATAACTTTCAAGAACTTGTAATGTATCAATATCTAAATCGTTAGTAGGCTCATCTAGTATTAATACGTTAGGAGCCATCATTAATACACTTAGAAGATATAGTCTTCTTCTTTCTCCGCCAGATAGCTTATATATATAAGTCCATTGCATATCACTTGTGAATAAAAATCTCTCCATCATCTGAGAAGCACTTATTTTAGTACCATCAGCAGTAGTAACAAATTCGGCCACTTCCTTAATATATTCTATGGCTCTTAGGTTTGGGTTCATCTCTTGGGATTCTTGTGAAAAGTATCCAATTTTAACAGTAGGGCCTATATCTATAGATCCTCCATCTAAGGATAGTTTCTCTGTTATTAAATTAAGTAAAGTAGATTTACCCATTCCGTTAGGACCTACAATACCTATTTTATCTTCCTTTACAAAGATATAAGTGAAGTCTTTTATAAGGTCATTTCCTGGAAAGGATTTGGCAATATTCTTTATTTC is a window of Anaeromicrobium sediminis DNA encoding:
- the deoD gene encoding purine-nucleoside phosphorylase, which translates into the protein MIPTPHIEVKEQGIIAKTVLMPGDPLRAKFIADTFLEDVQEFNKVRNVFGYTGTYKGRKISVMASGMGMPSIGIYSYELFKFYGVENIVRIGSCGAYTADLNLYDVILSNDVWSESTFAKVQGGYDKDVIAASSELNGKLEKIAGDLGIEIHKERIHSSDVFYRENFEEYKDINKNHGCVAVEMEAFALFHNANVLGKNAACLLTVSDNLVTHELTTSEERQNSFTNMMKIALELAE